The genomic stretch CGACGAGCTGCAGGCGCTCTGCGAGAAGGAGACGAAGTACTTCGGCGACGCGCACGAGTCGGCGCGGAAGAGTCGGCTCCGCGGGGAGGAGGCGGTCTTCCCCGCGGGAACCTATCTGATGAAGGTCCAGCACAACGCCCCGGTCGAGGACCCGCTGGACGACGCGGTCCTGGCCGTGTGGGAGACCTTCGAGGACATGCCGAGCCGGATGACGGCCGAGGAGCGGCACGCGCTGACGCGGGTGGTCCGCCGGTACGCGCGCGAGATCGACGAGGACGCGATGGAGGACTCGCTGGCCATTCGGCTCGAGGCGACGCAGGGGAGCACGGTGGACCGGTTCGAGTCGCCGCGGGTCTCGACGGAGGGCCCGGACGTGCCGAAGAAGCTCGTGACTCTCCGCACCGTCGAGCGGCCTCGCGACCCCGATCCCTCGGTCCAGCGCGACGCGCGCGCGAGCGACGAGCCTCCCGACCCAACGAGCGACAGCTAGGTCTCCGCGCGGCTCGATGACGACTCGGGCCGCGCACACCTGCGTCCGCGGTGCGGGCGGGCAAACCTGAGTGGCCAGATACGGCTCGAATTCACTGCTTTCGAGCCCCGAGCGCCGGCCATCGCGTGGACAGATGCGGGAAACCGACGGCGGACGCGACCACGCGGACGAGTGGAGGAGCCGCTAGCGCAGACCACCCGGCAGACTTCGCCGCGCGACGCGGACCACCCGGCATTGCCTCCCCAAGCTGCATTGCCTTCGGTCCAAGCTGCCACCGCACGTACGCCGCCACTCGAGTGTCACTGTTTGGTGAGAAGTAATTTTGCACACCGGGTATACCATGGCACTCGGACCACGCACCGTGTGTCGAGGTCGAGGGGGGAACACATGCGAGTCATGCCGGAGGTGGGCGCTCCGATCGGGGAGCGGTACACGCTGGTGGGTCCGCTCGGGGAAGGTGGACTGGGCACGGTCTGGGAAGCCGAGGACGCCGCGCTCCGCAGGCGGGTCGCCATCAAGCTGGCGCGGGCGGACACGCCCCTGAACGCGGAGCACCTCGCGCGGATCGAGCGGGAGGCGCAGCTCGTGGCGCAGATGGACCACGCCAACATCGTGCGCGTCTACGACTACGGCGTCGACGCCGGCTATGGTCCCTTCATCGCGATGGAGCTGCTCCGCGGCCACAGCCTCGAGGACGAGCTCGAGATACACGGGACCATCCGGCTGAAGGAGATCGTCGCGTGGCTCGGGCCGGTCGCGGACGCGCTGGACGTGCTTCACGCACGCGGCGTGGTGCACCGCGACGTGAAGCCGCCCAACATGATGCGGATCGAGAAGCGGGGGGGCGCCGTGGTCAAGCTGCTCGACTTCGGGATCGCCGCGTTCCTCGACGGCCACGAGCGGTTGACCAGCCAGGGCTGCATCGTCGGCACGCCCGAGTACATGGCGCCCGAGGTTGTCGAAGGGGCGCTGGCGACGGCGCAGAGCGACGTTTACGCCCTGGCCGTGGTGGCGTACGAGGCGCTCTCCGGCGCGCTGCCCCATGACGGCGGCTCCCCGATGGAGATCCTCCGCGCCAAGGCGACGCGGCCCGCGCACGCACTCTCGGAGAGCACGGGGCGGATGTTCTCGCTGCCCCTCGAGGAGGCGTTCGCCCGAGCCCTCGCCCGCGATCCGAGACGGCGCTGTCGAAGCGCTGGTGAGCTCGTCGACCTCCTGCGCGGCTGTATCCGCGGGAGACCGTGATCACCTCTCCTTCGGGCGAGGGGCCAAACGCGGATCGGGATCTCCCCCAGCAGGCGACGACGGCTGTCGTCGGCGACGAACACGACTGGTCCACGGGCGCGCTCCGTGTCAGCGCGGTTCTGCGGGCGTCGCCGCGGGCAGGCGGAGCTCGACCCAGACCGGCCAGTGATCCGACAGCGGCGCCGTTTCGTCGAACGCGCGGTCGACCCCCCAGTCCTCGACGAGCAGGTTGCCCTCGGGCGCGGCGATCACGACGCGATCGTAGGGGCACTCGGACGCGGCGACGTTGGTGTCGGCGGAGTGCGGGACGACCCAGTCATAGGCGTCGCCGTGAATGGGGAGCGCGTCGAGGTCCGTCTCGGACGCGTAGCCGCAGCCCGCGTTGAAGTCGCCGAGAGCGACGAAGACCTGCTCCTCCGCGAAGCGCGTCCGCGCCCACCGGAAGACGTGCTCCATGGCGGCGATCTCGCGCACCGCGCGGCGCGGCGGGGTGTGAATGTTGATGAGGACGAGCGAGGCGTCCTGGCCGACGAGCCCGAACCGGCTCAAGAAGGGCTCGCGCTGAAAGTGATCCGCCTCCGAGTCGTCGTAGAGCGTCGGCGCGCCCAGGACACGCAGCCGGTCGGTGCGGTACAGGTAGGCGTATTGCTCCTGCGAGCGTCGGTCGTCGGGCTCTCGTCCCGTCCGGTCGGAGAGCGCCATCGCGTACGTCACGCTCCCCTCGGCGTTGACGGCGTCGAGGAGGCGCAGGGGCGCTCGCCCGGAGGCGTCGCGGATCTCCTGCACGGCGACGAGGTCGTAGCGACGCACGATCGCGGCCACGGCTCGGAGCCACTCCGGGCGCGCGGCCTTGGTGGGCCCGAAGACCTGGAGGTTGAAGGTGGCGAGGCGCAGCCGGACCGCGGGCGCGGGCCGAGCGGCGACGGGGGGAGGCGCGGATCGGGTCGGCCCGGCGCAGCTGACGGCCAGCGACGCGGCGAGCGCGAGTGCGATCGAGTGAAGGACGGCGCGGCGCTTCACGTCCCGAGCATGCCAGGCGACGACGTCCGCGTCTCCGCCCAAGCTCTGCCCGCACGCGAAGGTCCACCGCGCATGAAGAGCTGGAAGGCATCTTGGTGCGCGGCGCTCCTCGCGAGCTGCGCCGGAGGTGGGGCCCGGGGCGCGGTGATCGACGACGCGGCGCCGCGCAGCCGGGTCGAGCGCGTCTTCGTCGTGGTCGAGAGCGAGGCGTCCGTGCACGCCGCCTCGCTCCGCGTCGACGGAGAGGACTGGGGGCGCTTCGAAGCCGCCGCGCCGGCGAGACGCGTCTTGCTCGCCGCGAGCCCCCAGCCGGGCGCGCTGACCACGGCGGGCGCGTGGGTCCGGTTCCTCGAGCGCGACCTGCCTCCGGGTGGCCACGTGCTCGAGGTCGTGGAGATCGAGACGGGAGACGGCGCCGTGGCGGTGAACGAGCACGTCCCGTTCGTCGTGGAAGAGGGTCACGTCACCAGCTACGCGGGCGCGCTGCGGGTGACGCGATGAGGGCGTTGATCGTGGTCGCCCTGCTCTGTGGCGGCTGCAGCGCCGTGACCTTCGAGAACCGCCTTCCGGGCGCCACGGTC from Sandaracinaceae bacterium encodes the following:
- a CDS encoding endonuclease/exonuclease/phosphatase family protein, with product MKRRAVLHSIALALAASLAVSCAGPTRSAPPPVAARPAPAVRLRLATFNLQVFGPTKAARPEWLRAVAAIVRRYDLVAVQEIRDASGRAPLRLLDAVNAEGSVTYAMALSDRTGREPDDRRSQEQYAYLYRTDRLRVLGAPTLYDDSEADHFQREPFLSRFGLVGQDASLVLINIHTPPRRAVREIAAMEHVFRWARTRFAEEQVFVALGDFNAGCGYASETDLDALPIHGDAYDWVVPHSADTNVAASECPYDRVVIAAPEGNLLVEDWGVDRAFDETAPLSDHWPVWVELRLPAATPAEPR
- a CDS encoding serine/threonine-protein kinase, which produces MRVMPEVGAPIGERYTLVGPLGEGGLGTVWEAEDAALRRRVAIKLARADTPLNAEHLARIEREAQLVAQMDHANIVRVYDYGVDAGYGPFIAMELLRGHSLEDELEIHGTIRLKEIVAWLGPVADALDVLHARGVVHRDVKPPNMMRIEKRGGAVVKLLDFGIAAFLDGHERLTSQGCIVGTPEYMAPEVVEGALATAQSDVYALAVVAYEALSGALPHDGGSPMEILRAKATRPAHALSESTGRMFSLPLEEAFARALARDPRRRCRSAGELVDLLRGCIRGRP